In one Deltaproteobacteria bacterium genomic region, the following are encoded:
- a CDS encoding aminotransferase class I/II-fold pyridoxal phosphate-dependent enzyme: MPDGAAILDKATSFEESKIVKAMGIYPFFREISSAQDPVVRIGGKDVVMLGSNSYLGLTTHPEVKKAAVDAIGKYGTGCAGSRFLNGTLDIHRKLEEELAQLVGKEKALVFSTGFQTNLGTISALAGKGEYVITDKLNHASIIDGARLSFGKIVKFNHNDMEDLERSLEYLPREKGKLMVVDGVFSMEGDIANLPQIVPLCKKYGSALMVDDAHGIGVLGKNGTGTSDHFGLADDVQIIMGTFSKSLASLGGFIASDEDTVEYLMHVSRALMFSASIPPANVAAVRAALKIMLREPERIEKLWENTGRMKQGLEQLGFDTGKSETPIIPVRIGDTVRTFSACIKLQEEGVFVNPVVAPAVPEGDCLIRVSLMATHNVEHIDAALSKLEKVGRELGVI, translated from the coding sequence ATGCCTGATGGAGCAGCCATACTGGACAAGGCGACTTCCTTTGAAGAGTCAAAAATAGTCAAAGCCATGGGTATATACCCCTTCTTCAGGGAAATCTCTTCCGCGCAGGACCCTGTGGTCAGGATAGGGGGAAAAGATGTTGTCATGCTCGGGTCGAACAGCTATCTTGGCCTCACCACCCATCCCGAGGTTAAAAAGGCTGCAGTCGATGCGATAGGAAAATATGGAACCGGGTGCGCGGGTTCCAGATTTTTAAACGGTACCCTCGATATTCACCGGAAACTGGAAGAGGAGCTCGCCCAGCTCGTTGGAAAGGAGAAGGCGCTTGTTTTCTCCACAGGATTTCAAACGAACTTAGGGACGATATCGGCTCTTGCCGGGAAGGGTGAATACGTCATCACGGACAAGCTAAACCACGCCAGCATAATCGACGGTGCGCGGCTCAGTTTCGGCAAGATCGTCAAATTCAATCACAATGACATGGAGGATCTCGAGAGATCCCTCGAGTACCTTCCCCGTGAAAAGGGGAAGCTCATGGTTGTCGACGGCGTGTTCAGCATGGAAGGGGATATAGCAAATCTTCCCCAGATAGTCCCGTTGTGCAAGAAATACGGGTCTGCCCTGATGGTGGACGATGCGCACGGCATCGGCGTTCTGGGCAAGAACGGTACAGGAACTTCGGACCATTTCGGCCTGGCCGACGATGTGCAGATTATCATGGGTACCTTCAGCAAGTCCCTGGCCTCCCTTGGGGGATTTATTGCTTCGGACGAAGACACGGTCGAATATCTCATGCATGTTTCGAGGGCCCTCATGTTCAGCGCCAGCATTCCCCCCGCCAATGTCGCTGCGGTGAGAGCGGCGCTGAAGATAATGTTGCGGGAACCGGAACGGATCGAAAAACTCTGGGAAAATACGGGGAGAATGAAACAGGGCCTCGAGCAGCTCGGATTCGATACGGGCAAATCCGAGACCCCCATTATCCCCGTCAGGATCGGGGATACGGTGCGGACTTTTTCTGCCTGCATCAAGCTGCAGGAGGAGGGTGTTTTTGTGAACCCCGTCGTTGCCCCCGCTGTTCCTGAAGGTGATTGCCTGATACGGGTGAGCTTGATGGCAACCCACAACGTGGAGCACATAGATGCTGCTCTGTCAAAGCTTGAGAAGGTCGGGCGGGAACTCGGGGTAATATAG
- a CDS encoding MreB/Mrl family cell shape determining protein — MFLNRLFGFFSNDLAIDLGTANTLVFMKGRGIVCSEPSVVAVYRDNRGAKKVLSVGTEAKRMLGRTPGNIIAIRPMKDGVIADFEVTEAMLRYFIRTAHNRRALVRPRSIICVPFGCTEVEKRAVKESAESAGAREVYMIEEPLAAAIGSGLPITEPSGNMIVDIGGGTCEVAVISLGGIVRSQSVRVAGDKMDEAILQYIKRKYNLMIGEPTAELIKVTIGNAYPSGEVETMEVKGLDLVTGVPKSLEINSEEIRESLSEPVRVIVDAVKSVFEETPPELAADIFDRGIVLAGGGALLKNLDILLREETGLPVMVADDPLSAVVLGSGKVLDEIELLKRITYYD; from the coding sequence ATGTTTCTTAACAGATTGTTCGGTTTTTTTTCCAACGATCTCGCCATAGACCTCGGCACGGCAAATACCCTGGTTTTCATGAAGGGAAGGGGCATAGTATGTTCCGAGCCGTCCGTTGTGGCCGTCTACAGGGACAACCGGGGGGCGAAGAAGGTCCTTTCCGTAGGGACCGAGGCCAAACGGATGCTCGGAAGGACTCCCGGCAATATCATCGCCATAAGGCCCATGAAGGACGGGGTCATCGCCGATTTTGAAGTTACCGAGGCCATGCTCAGGTACTTCATAAGGACCGCTCACAACAGGCGTGCCCTCGTTCGGCCGAGAAGCATCATATGTGTCCCCTTTGGCTGTACGGAGGTGGAAAAGAGGGCGGTGAAGGAGTCCGCCGAGTCCGCAGGGGCGAGGGAAGTGTATATGATAGAGGAACCCCTTGCCGCCGCAATAGGGTCGGGCCTTCCCATCACGGAGCCTTCAGGCAACATGATAGTAGACATCGGGGGAGGGACCTGCGAGGTGGCCGTTATTTCTCTCGGGGGAATCGTGAGAAGTCAGTCTGTGAGGGTGGCGGGAGACAAGATGGATGAGGCGATTCTCCAGTACATCAAACGAAAGTACAATCTGATGATCGGCGAACCTACCGCTGAGTTGATCAAAGTTACCATCGGCAATGCCTATCCATCGGGTGAGGTTGAGACCATGGAGGTGAAGGGGCTTGATCTCGTAACGGGGGTACCGAAATCTCTCGAAATCAATTCAGAGGAAATAAGAGAATCCCTTTCCGAACCTGTGCGGGTCATCGTAGATGCCGTTAAATCTGTTTTCGAGGAAACCCCGCCCGAGCTTGCGGCCGATATCTTCGACCGAGGAATCGTGCTCGCCGGTGGAGGCGCACTCCTGAAGAATCTCGATATTCTCCTCAGAGAGGAAACCGGTCTTCCGGTGATGGTTGCTGATGACCCATTATCGGCAGTCGTTTTAGGATCTGGCAAGGTGCTCGACGAGATAGAACTCCTCAAGAGGATCACCTATTACGATTAG
- the rpsR gene encoding 30S ribosomal protein S18: MASSRPRKFQRRRFQRKKFCRFCANKELIIDYKNIATLRHFITERGKIIPRRISGTCAKHQRALTRELKKARLMALIPFTTTQIR, from the coding sequence ATGGCGAGCAGCAGGCCGAGGAAATTTCAGAGAAGACGGTTCCAGAGGAAAAAATTTTGCAGGTTCTGCGCAAATAAAGAGTTGATTATCGATTACAAGAATATTGCAACGCTCAGGCATTTCATAACGGAAAGAGGCAAGATCATCCCCCGGAGGATTTCCGGCACCTGTGCGAAACACCAGAGGGCTTTGACGCGGGAGCTGAAGAAAGCCAGGCTCATGGCTTTAATTCCCTTTACGACGACACAGATCAGGTAG
- a CDS encoding 50S ribosomal protein L9, with product MKIILTKDVANLGSAGDIVDVADGYGRNFLIPRNLAVVANTKNVKMLEHQKRMVEAKLSKESEKAKTLVEKIDGQEVVVRAKVGEEGKLFGSITSADIAEGLSKLGFEIDRKQIALDSAIKSVGEFRTKIRVSSGHFAEITVTVIPGE from the coding sequence ATGAAGATTATTCTCACGAAGGATGTGGCGAACCTCGGGAGCGCCGGTGATATCGTCGATGTGGCAGACGGTTACGGGAGAAACTTTCTCATTCCGAGGAATCTCGCTGTTGTTGCAAATACCAAGAACGTGAAGATGCTCGAGCATCAGAAGAGGATGGTCGAGGCGAAACTGAGCAAGGAATCTGAGAAGGCGAAAACCCTCGTTGAAAAAATAGATGGACAGGAAGTGGTGGTGCGCGCAAAAGTGGGCGAAGAGGGAAAGCTTTTTGGCTCTATCACTTCGGCCGACATCGCCGAGGGGCTGAGCAAGCTCGGGTTCGAAATTGACAGGAAACAGATTGCCCTGGATTCGGCCATCAAGTCTGTGGGCGAGTTTCGGACGAAAATCAGAGTTTCATCAGGCCATTTTGCAGAGATTACGGTAACTGTTATCCCCGGAGAGTAA
- a CDS encoding NAD-dependent epimerase/dehydratase family protein: MKILLTGATGFIGRNLALRLAGMGHHVLCLVRDMGRALWMSNHPGLQPVKGDISVKASLAPHVENVDLVFHLAGLTKAKNRDEYMRVNGEGTGNLIDAVVLWGKRVKKVLYVSSLAVAGPHSSKNPAEEKGNVAPITHYGESKLLGEDLLKNRSGDVPWTIIRPPVVYGPYDRDVYVYFKMAERGLMPVLGEGTMDLSIIHVEDVTAGIALAGFSDESDGETFYLSDGRVYTVGELLEILAGVAGSGRLIHIPPLLGRALGRAGDILTLLTGDAQVINSQKVMEALQEGWVCSTEKISDLLGFLPTIEVSEGFASTYRWYRDTGWL; the protein is encoded by the coding sequence ATGAAGATCCTTCTGACCGGCGCTACAGGGTTCATCGGGAGAAACCTTGCCCTCAGGCTGGCCGGTATGGGGCATCACGTGTTGTGCCTGGTGAGAGACATGGGCAGGGCATTGTGGATGAGTAACCATCCCGGTCTCCAGCCCGTGAAGGGGGATATTTCTGTGAAAGCGAGTCTTGCCCCCCACGTGGAAAATGTGGACCTCGTATTCCATCTGGCCGGATTGACCAAGGCCAAAAACAGAGATGAGTACATGCGGGTAAATGGCGAGGGAACGGGAAACCTCATTGATGCCGTTGTACTGTGGGGCAAGAGGGTCAAAAAGGTCCTGTATGTGAGCTCCCTCGCCGTGGCGGGCCCCCACAGCTCAAAAAATCCTGCAGAGGAAAAAGGTAATGTTGCCCCGATAACCCACTACGGGGAGAGCAAGCTTCTTGGTGAGGATCTTTTGAAAAACAGGAGCGGGGATGTTCCGTGGACGATCATAAGGCCCCCCGTCGTCTATGGACCCTACGATCGGGATGTGTATGTCTACTTCAAGATGGCGGAAAGGGGCCTCATGCCGGTGCTGGGGGAAGGAACGATGGATTTGTCCATTATCCACGTGGAAGATGTAACGGCAGGGATAGCGCTCGCCGGCTTCAGTGACGAGAGCGACGGGGAAACATTCTACCTTTCCGACGGGAGAGTCTACACGGTGGGAGAGTTGCTTGAAATTCTGGCCGGGGTGGCCGGGAGCGGAAGGTTGATTCACATACCGCCTCTCTTGGGCAGGGCCCTGGGACGCGCCGGAGATATCCTCACCCTGCTGACCGGTGATGCCCAGGTCATCAACAGCCAGAAAGTCATGGAAGCCCTCCAGGAGGGGTGGGTATGCAGCACCGAAAAGATCAGCGATCTCCTCGGCTTTCTTCCGACCATCGAGGTTTCGGAGGGCTTTGCGTCGACCTACCGCTGGTACAGGGACACGGGCTGGCTGTGA
- the mreC gene encoding rod shape-determining protein MreC: MRKFVKKNLRVFVSILLIIIALQFSVRAKTPFTPYRQIMWAVSTVTFFAADTFTRSVSGLGRFMEDYFFLVNVARENKELKEELGKWQERADLVEELKSENERLRVMLRQKREVQGEGVVARVISYDLTPWSSGFFIDLGKRDGIEPGMAAILPEGVAGRVYRVFPTASLVISIKDHRFAIDVRIQRTRLRCILKGTGTGCQLKYVRTTDDLKEGDVLITTGFGGYFPTGVQTGIVSRTREEKGSIFRRVDVVPYVDLRKLETVYIVKGTSSPSGGGAVR; this comes from the coding sequence ATGAGGAAATTTGTAAAGAAGAACCTGAGGGTTTTCGTTTCAATTCTTCTCATCATTATCGCCCTCCAGTTCTCTGTGAGGGCAAAGACACCCTTTACTCCCTATCGCCAGATAATGTGGGCGGTATCCACCGTCACGTTTTTTGCGGCCGACACGTTTACCAGGTCAGTGAGCGGCCTCGGCCGTTTCATGGAGGACTATTTCTTTCTCGTCAATGTGGCCAGGGAAAACAAGGAGCTGAAGGAGGAACTGGGAAAGTGGCAGGAACGGGCGGACTTGGTGGAGGAGTTAAAGAGCGAGAACGAGCGGCTGCGGGTTATGCTCAGACAAAAGAGGGAGGTCCAGGGTGAGGGCGTCGTCGCCAGGGTCATCTCGTATGACCTCACCCCCTGGTCGAGCGGTTTCTTTATCGACCTGGGGAAGAGGGACGGGATTGAACCGGGCATGGCGGCAATCCTCCCTGAAGGGGTTGCGGGCAGGGTATATCGGGTGTTTCCCACCGCTTCCCTGGTCATTTCGATCAAAGACCACCGGTTTGCCATAGATGTGAGAATCCAGAGAACGAGGCTCCGGTGTATATTGAAAGGAACGGGGACGGGGTGCCAGCTCAAATACGTAAGGACCACCGATGACCTGAAGGAAGGGGACGTGCTCATCACCACGGGCTTTGGAGGCTACTTCCCCACGGGAGTCCAGACGGGAATCGTTTCCAGAACGAGGGAGGAAAAGGGGAGTATTTTCAGAAGGGTGGACGTTGTTCCCTACGTGGACCTGCGGAAACTCGAGACGGTGTACATCGTCAAGGGAACGAGCAGCCCCTCCGGCGGGGGTGCGGTAAGATGA
- a CDS encoding response regulator: MDDNRILIADDDSSIRWVVSETARKKGFEVDEAENGKEALEKILTTDYLLIFIDIRMPEIDGLTVMETAVKSLNAPRFIVMTAVKSPEPAAKAASLGAMEYLTKPFDLDEIEKILDQAFNQSRAGDKAKKGAEYGEDYLYQEKIVGTSRPIIDLYKQIGKISTTDITVLITGERGTGKELVARTIHELSHVDQKKFVPVNMAAIPKEMVEAEIFGYEKGSFTGSVTSKPGMIEAASGGTLFLDEIGDTPPHLQAKLLRFIQEKEFYRLGSTTLKQFSGRIITATNKNLEELVQKGQFRSDLFDRLNVYQIYIPPLRERKEDIPLLARYMAKRYSLHLTGNEKDLTEGAISELGKHDWPGNVRELENLIMKACINAKGDTMTEKDILQSLHPDRGFTQFAEKVVQDLSLEKLVELKTKGFVEKMGREIESETGLYEMFMNQVEKPLIKIILKATKGNKIKASKVLGINRNTLHKKIDKLKIGKKKSGN; this comes from the coding sequence TTGGACGACAACAGGATATTGATCGCCGACGATGACAGCTCCATCAGGTGGGTCGTATCGGAAACTGCCAGGAAAAAGGGTTTCGAGGTGGACGAGGCGGAAAACGGGAAAGAAGCCCTCGAGAAGATTCTCACCACCGACTACCTGCTCATATTTATCGATATACGCATGCCGGAAATCGACGGCCTGACGGTAATGGAAACGGCGGTCAAAAGCCTCAACGCCCCCCGGTTCATCGTCATGACCGCCGTCAAGAGCCCGGAACCGGCAGCGAAAGCAGCATCACTTGGAGCGATGGAGTATCTCACGAAGCCTTTCGACCTCGATGAGATCGAAAAGATCCTGGACCAGGCTTTTAATCAATCGAGGGCCGGAGATAAAGCGAAGAAAGGCGCAGAATATGGCGAAGACTATCTCTACCAGGAAAAAATAGTTGGAACCTCGAGGCCGATCATTGACCTTTACAAGCAAATCGGCAAAATCTCCACAACGGACATTACGGTGCTCATCACGGGCGAGCGGGGAACGGGAAAAGAGCTCGTTGCGCGAACCATCCACGAACTCTCCCATGTGGACCAGAAAAAGTTCGTACCGGTAAACATGGCTGCGATCCCGAAGGAGATGGTGGAGGCGGAGATATTCGGATACGAAAAGGGCTCGTTCACCGGCTCGGTAACGAGCAAACCGGGAATGATCGAAGCGGCCTCTGGAGGCACTCTGTTCCTCGACGAAATCGGAGATACCCCGCCCCATCTCCAGGCCAAGCTCCTCAGATTCATCCAGGAAAAGGAGTTTTACCGTCTCGGAAGCACCACCCTCAAGCAGTTCAGCGGCAGAATAATCACCGCCACGAACAAAAATCTCGAAGAGCTCGTTCAAAAGGGGCAGTTCAGGAGCGACCTCTTCGACAGGCTCAACGTATACCAGATATATATCCCGCCGCTTCGCGAGCGAAAAGAGGATATCCCCCTGCTCGCCCGGTACATGGCGAAAAGATATTCCCTTCACCTGACTGGCAACGAGAAAGACCTGACGGAAGGTGCGATATCCGAACTGGGCAAACACGACTGGCCCGGAAACGTCCGCGAACTGGAAAATCTCATCATGAAGGCCTGCATAAACGCAAAAGGCGATACAATGACGGAAAAAGATATTCTCCAGTCCTTGCATCCCGACAGAGGGTTTACCCAGTTTGCCGAAAAGGTCGTGCAGGACCTTTCCCTGGAAAAACTCGTGGAATTGAAAACGAAGGGGTTCGTGGAAAAGATGGGGCGGGAGATCGAATCGGAGACAGGTCTGTATGAGATGTTCATGAACCAGGTGGAAAAACCCCTGATAAAGATCATCCTGAAAGCGACAAAGGGAAATAAGATAAAAGCATCAAAAGTACTGGGAATCAACAGGAACACCCTTCATAAAAAGATCGACAAGCTGAAGATCGGCAAGAAAAAAAGCGGGAATTAG
- a CDS encoding PAS domain-containing protein → MGVPILVADDRGTIVYANSSAEETLQDSYKNISKKSAQELFGEIDNFSKCFRESFGGKRIIIFDIAIKSRSGDKIPIDYMELAQLMAPGGRERFSLISFRKKEESIAEKFIGDEKVESSNYEIIWRGISHEVKNPLGGIKGAAQMLLKNLEKTSPFRNHAHVILRETDRIARFLDGLLSPWQIESKHDADLLELLTEAIELVKSHISETKKHIKINIIADTSLPRIHCDTDALFRAFTNLLKNSVEAIDVQGTIRVTLKLHEDLVYEAKGESKSYLIEVEFFDTGKEIKEEDVPFLFLPFYTNKPGGAGMGLFFVKNTVTSQGGSIRVKLSEEGKAFKVYLPLKKEEA, encoded by the coding sequence TTGGGGGTACCAATACTCGTAGCCGATGACCGGGGAACCATTGTCTACGCAAACAGCTCGGCCGAAGAAACCCTTCAGGACTCATACAAAAATATCTCTAAAAAAAGCGCACAGGAACTGTTCGGAGAAATAGACAATTTCTCAAAATGCTTCAGAGAGTCTTTCGGCGGCAAACGGATTATAATATTCGACATCGCCATAAAGAGCAGGTCAGGGGATAAAATTCCCATCGATTATATGGAGCTCGCCCAGCTCATGGCACCCGGGGGCAGAGAACGCTTCTCCCTGATCTCTTTCAGGAAAAAAGAGGAAAGTATTGCGGAAAAGTTCATCGGCGATGAAAAGGTGGAAAGCAGCAACTACGAGATCATATGGAGGGGGATCAGCCACGAGGTAAAAAATCCCCTCGGGGGGATAAAGGGAGCCGCACAGATGCTCCTTAAGAACCTGGAAAAAACTTCCCCCTTCAGGAATCATGCCCACGTCATCCTCAGGGAAACAGACAGGATTGCAAGGTTTCTCGATGGCCTCCTGTCTCCTTGGCAGATCGAAAGCAAGCACGATGCCGATCTGCTCGAACTGTTGACGGAGGCTATCGAGCTCGTCAAATCCCACATATCGGAAACAAAAAAACATATCAAAATCAACATAATAGCTGACACCTCGCTTCCCAGGATTCATTGCGACACCGATGCTCTGTTCAGGGCATTCACGAATCTTTTAAAAAACTCTGTTGAAGCAATCGATGTACAGGGTACGATAAGAGTCACGCTGAAACTACACGAAGACCTGGTCTACGAAGCAAAAGGAGAGAGCAAAAGCTATCTTATTGAGGTAGAATTTTTCGATACGGGAAAAGAGATCAAAGAAGAGGATGTCCCCTTTCTCTTCCTCCCTTTCTACACGAACAAGCCGGGAGGAGCGGGCATGGGGCTCTTTTTCGTTAAAAACACCGTGACTTCCCAGGGGGGCTCTATACGGGTAAAGCTCTCCGAAGAAGGGAAAGCTTTCAAAGTTTACCTTCCTTTGAAAAAGGAGGAGGCGTGA
- a CDS encoding GNAT family N-acetyltransferase: MRIVAVNPFSRRDLLRFIKFPLLLYSSSQFYVPHLTYERMNFFNPRKNPFFRHASVEYYLALSGKGEVIGRVTAHIDWNYVDYHTEKKGFFGFFDCVDNPDVARALLDRASDSLREKGMEGVIGPVSFSTNDEVGILVKGFESPPSIMMPYNFRYYGRLLEECGFQKAKDLYAYFTEYDGTTPEAIVRVSERMKRRTKVTLRKLDMKNFQEDLKIVSRIYNSAWEDNWGFTPMSDDEVRYLGQNLKQIVDPEIVFFAYIADRPVGFFIAIPDYNPVLKELNGRLFPFGFLKLLGARKKLDRLRVLVMGVVDEYRRSGIESALLEEIFRVGPENGYYKGELSWILEDNVIMNKIISRIVKDPYKIYRVYERGL, translated from the coding sequence TTGAGAATTGTCGCGGTTAATCCCTTTTCCCGAAGAGACCTCCTGAGGTTCATAAAGTTTCCCCTCCTGCTCTATTCCAGCTCTCAATTTTACGTTCCCCATCTCACCTACGAAAGAATGAACTTTTTCAACCCGCGGAAGAACCCTTTCTTCAGACATGCCAGCGTGGAATATTACCTTGCCCTGTCGGGGAAGGGGGAAGTTATCGGGCGTGTCACCGCGCACATAGACTGGAACTATGTGGACTACCACACTGAAAAGAAGGGGTTTTTTGGCTTTTTCGACTGTGTCGACAACCCCGATGTTGCCCGCGCTCTTCTGGACAGAGCCTCAGACAGCCTCCGGGAAAAAGGGATGGAGGGTGTCATCGGCCCGGTCAGTTTCAGCACAAACGATGAGGTGGGAATCCTCGTGAAGGGTTTTGAAAGCCCACCCTCTATCATGATGCCCTACAATTTCCGCTATTACGGAAGGCTTCTGGAGGAGTGCGGTTTCCAAAAAGCCAAGGATCTTTACGCCTACTTTACCGAGTATGACGGAACGACTCCGGAAGCGATTGTGCGGGTGAGTGAGAGGATGAAGAGGAGGACGAAAGTCACCCTGAGAAAGCTCGACATGAAAAACTTCCAGGAAGATCTCAAGATTGTCTCCCGGATATACAATTCTGCCTGGGAGGATAACTGGGGTTTTACCCCTATGAGCGATGATGAGGTTAGGTACCTCGGCCAGAACTTGAAACAGATAGTCGACCCGGAAATTGTGTTTTTCGCATATATTGCGGATCGTCCCGTGGGATTTTTCATCGCCATTCCCGATTATAACCCGGTGCTCAAAGAGTTGAACGGGCGGCTTTTCCCTTTTGGTTTCCTGAAACTTCTGGGAGCGAGAAAAAAACTGGATCGGTTGCGGGTTCTCGTCATGGGGGTGGTGGATGAATACAGGAGGAGCGGCATCGAATCTGCCCTTCTCGAGGAAATCTTCCGTGTCGGGCCGGAGAATGGGTATTACAAAGGCGAGCTCTCATGGATCCTGGAGGACAATGTGATCATGAACAAGATCATCTCGAGAATCGTGAAGGACCCTTACAAAATCTACAGGGTGTACGAAAGAGGGCTATGA
- the dnaB gene encoding replicative DNA helicase, whose protein sequence is MQDLKDQKIKVPPHNLEAERSLLGSILLNSEVLPSVIEMLRPADFYSNNHSRIFDSLLSLFEKNEPIDILTLKNSLASRGVLQEVGGDYYLSDIVNSTVTSANASTYAKIVKEKAMLRTMIRTAEWIVESGYGGVEDAEEFLDKAETDIFRVSEQRATTSYHQMRDMVSMVLKEIEGLTEDRKLTRGVPSGFTDLDGTTLGFQPSDLIIIAARPGMGKTALSLNIAHNAAVRGKKGVAIFSLEMSKEQLAMRLLCSHARVDLFRLRSGILKSDEYSAIAKAAGILADAPIYIDDSPGISSLELRAKARRLKYELKEGLSLIVVDYLQLMRGRGGANTREQEISEISRSLKFLAKELNIPVIAISQLNRALEARDDKRPRLADLRESGAIEQDADLILFIYRDELYKRTEIREEDKGKAEVIIGKNRNGPIGKVELVFLKEYTRFEDLARGY, encoded by the coding sequence ATGCAGGACCTGAAAGACCAAAAGATCAAAGTCCCGCCTCACAACCTTGAAGCCGAGCGTTCGCTGCTGGGCAGCATCCTTCTGAATTCAGAGGTATTGCCGTCTGTCATCGAGATGCTGAGGCCGGCAGACTTTTACAGCAATAATCACTCCAGGATCTTTGACTCCCTTCTGTCTCTTTTCGAAAAAAACGAACCGATCGACATTCTGACTCTCAAAAACAGCCTCGCCTCGAGGGGCGTTCTTCAGGAGGTCGGCGGGGATTATTATCTTTCCGATATTGTCAACAGCACCGTGACATCGGCCAACGCCTCAACATACGCGAAGATAGTGAAAGAGAAGGCGATGCTGAGAACCATGATCAGAACTGCCGAGTGGATCGTCGAGTCTGGCTACGGCGGGGTTGAAGACGCCGAGGAATTTCTCGACAAGGCAGAGACGGATATCTTCAGGGTGTCGGAACAGAGGGCCACCACGTCGTACCATCAGATGAGGGATATGGTAAGCATGGTCCTGAAGGAAATTGAAGGCCTGACGGAGGATAGAAAGCTCACCAGGGGCGTGCCAAGCGGCTTTACCGACCTCGATGGAACGACCCTCGGGTTCCAGCCATCGGACCTGATAATTATCGCGGCCCGGCCCGGTATGGGCAAGACGGCTTTGAGCCTCAATATCGCCCATAACGCAGCTGTGAGGGGGAAAAAGGGGGTAGCCATTTTTTCCCTGGAGATGAGCAAGGAGCAGCTGGCAATGAGATTGCTCTGCTCTCATGCCAGGGTCGATCTTTTTCGGCTCCGCTCAGGAATCCTGAAGAGTGACGAGTACTCGGCGATCGCGAAGGCCGCGGGCATTCTCGCCGATGCCCCCATCTATATCGATGACTCTCCCGGTATCTCCTCCCTCGAGTTGCGTGCGAAAGCAAGACGGCTCAAATACGAACTGAAAGAGGGTCTCTCTCTTATCGTGGTAGATTATCTCCAGCTGATGAGGGGGAGAGGGGGGGCGAATACCCGGGAACAGGAGATATCGGAGATCTCCAGATCGCTGAAATTTCTCGCGAAGGAATTGAACATTCCGGTAATCGCCATTTCCCAGCTAAACAGGGCCCTCGAGGCGCGGGATGACAAAAGGCCGCGCCTTGCCGATTTGCGGGAATCGGGAGCCATAGAGCAGGACGCTGACCTGATACTCTTCATCTACCGCGACGAGCTGTACAAAAGGACAGAGATCCGGGAAGAAGACAAGGGAAAGGCCGAGGTCATCATAGGAAAGAATAGAAACGGGCCCATCGGCAAGGTCGAGCTGGTCTTTTTGAAGGAGTATACCCGGTTTGAAGATTTAGCAAGGGGATACTGA
- a CDS encoding tRNA dihydrouridine synthase DusB: MFHFDKQRTFLAPLAGFSDSPFRRICRKLGADAVFTEMVNAIGLTSPLFSKTKRRYVYFLPPEKPIGIQLFGNDPGIMADAASIGEELGFDFVDINMGCPMKKILKTGSGALLMRDIRRASMIVKRVKNNIRIPLSVKIRTGWDEQDNSYVDFASSLADSGADAIAVHPRTVSQGMEGKADHGKTAAICKMSTAPHVIASGGIETARDAVLVREMSGCDAIMVGRGALRNPLIFSEIRQFMNGTSESEFPGLADVILDHFDQVYAFYGEKAPTFFRKQITWYTRDLPGSAGFRRRISKVNDSEEMKSEIESYFKKHR; this comes from the coding sequence ATGTTCCATTTCGACAAACAGCGAACCTTTTTGGCCCCTCTCGCGGGATTCTCCGACAGCCCTTTCAGGCGGATATGCAGAAAGCTCGGGGCTGACGCAGTGTTCACGGAGATGGTAAATGCTATCGGCCTCACATCACCACTATTTTCGAAAACAAAGCGTCGATACGTATACTTTTTGCCCCCGGAAAAGCCGATCGGTATCCAGTTGTTCGGTAACGATCCGGGTATCATGGCCGATGCAGCATCTATCGGGGAGGAACTCGGTTTCGATTTCGTCGACATCAACATGGGATGTCCGATGAAAAAAATATTAAAAACCGGATCCGGGGCCCTGCTCATGAGGGACATAAGGCGTGCCTCCATGATTGTAAAGAGGGTTAAAAACAACATTCGCATACCCCTCTCCGTCAAGATAAGGACCGGCTGGGACGAACAGGACAACTCGTACGTGGATTTTGCAAGTTCCCTTGCCGATAGCGGTGCAGACGCGATTGCCGTGCATCCCCGCACCGTGTCCCAGGGTATGGAAGGGAAAGCGGATCACGGAAAAACCGCTGCCATTTGCAAGATGTCGACGGCACCCCACGTTATCGCAAGCGGGGGAATCGAAACGGCAAGAGACGCCGTTCTCGTCAGGGAAATGTCGGGATGTGATGCCATCATGGTAGGAAGAGGGGCATTGAGAAACCCTCTCATCTTTTCCGAAATCCGGCAATTCATGAATGGTACTTCGGAAAGTGAATTTCCGGGCCTGGCGGATGTAATCCTCGACCATTTTGATCAGGTTTACGCCTTTTACGGAGAAAAAGCGCCGACCTTTTTCAGGAAACAGATTACCTGGTACACGAGGGACCTCCCCGGGTCTGCAGGCTTCAGAAGAAGAATCAGCAAAGTGAACGACTCCGAGGAAATGAAAAGTGAAATCGAGAGCTACTTTAAAAAGCATCGTTGA